The genomic interval tatacatgaaaaacttatttctatcctactgtagttaagtatgtccactacctctagtaaatCCTATAAGACCCACAActtctggtgaatcccgaaggaaacacaatctcttacatatgcatggttatgcatacacctctttcgtatacacataacccacataatgtgtacctctttcgtatacatggttacgtatacacctctttcgtatacccCTCTTTcttatacacataacccactgaatgtgtacctctttcgtacacctggttaagtatacacctctttcgtatacacctaacctactgagtatgtacctctttcatacatctagttatgtatatacctctttcgtatacacataacccactgaatgtgtacctctttcgtacacttggttaagtatacacctctttcgtatacacctaacctactgagtatgtacctctttcatacatctagttatgtatacacctctttcgtacaccccagatcctctctataaatgtagggatgcatacctctttcgtacacatggttaggcATAcatctctttcgtatacacataacccactgagtatgtacctctttcatacaccccagtaccctctaggtatgtatcacgtTCATACACACtagccctagtacatctcttgCATAATCCGCTCTGCTCCTCTCCCTATGGTCGAGCGTATTAGTTAGTACTAGCGCCCTTGGACGTGCATCACTTTCACgcagtcacatagtctggaaaggaaaagagattgcatctaacttcatattacatataacattcacctaatcatgaatcctctaaaatctcctgaTCAAGGTCAAGTTAGTCAACCTCAACATACGTAAttaatctagtattaatggATCCACTCTTGTatatcactttcatgcactaactcatgtaacaatcaaacatttgaaatttcataatacatcatataactTACACACTTTCATAAGAAATCACATCAATAAGCACATCAACAAAATGCTCCAAATTTCACctaactttaagacatttccatagtagtgtcgcttaactcataatttaggaTCATGCCTAATCGTCcttttaatatatctcataaaattctaaatcatgctcatacattaacaTACTTCAAtcatattatcacatgctcatatatcttttctaaacagtCTATTAAATCTCATAacagtcaaaattatccttgtaactagtcttacaatcctcaacataaatcataaatttatcggCACAAAGGTGGTTCCGGTAGTAAGATTTCTTATCTCGAAGTCAAATTCAGATATTAATCCAAGCAAATAGTCTCCAACAAAATAAATGCTGAATGTAATTCCCCTAATACATAacataatactaaatttcaatttttggaaCCAAGACCCAAACATACAAAATTTAATCCAACGATCAGTAATTAACTTACCCAAACGAAACTTTATCAACAACAATTACAagatttcgactccaaaatctcctcttAACAGATTTTAAATCCCACTGAACAACGACTTGGAACCTTCAAGATACAAGAGTTAAGTCAACATTTAATTCACTAATTAGTGGGTGCCCAGAAACCAACAACAAGGACCACAATCCTTACCAATTCCTTGCCCGCTCTTATCTCGAACCAAATGGACAGCAGGCCCTTCCTTCCAAATCTCGTCCTAACATTAAACCGCAAAGaatatggaaaaataaaagttaaaacttACTGGGCATCCCAAAATCCTTCAAGGACTCAACGAAACAAAATGGACCTTACCCCAAATCCAAAAGTTCGGCGAAAACGCATGCATCAGTGACCGGCTGGCGAAAACGCATGGGCGTCGGCAGATCTGAGAAGTGGTTGACGGTGGCAACAGCCTACGCGAGGCGTACAGGTACATCAAGGAAAACATGCGGGCATCGCGGTTGGACTGGTGATGTGGACGTAGTGGCTTGAGCGAGGGGCGACGCTAATGAACCCACGAACGACACGGACAAGAACCCATGAGCGTTGCTTGGCAAAATCCTCGATGGCACGACTGGAACCCACAAACAGAGCGGCTAGTCGACTGGCATTGGCTCACGAACGCGTAGGCAAGGGATGGCGAGGGAGCGATGGCTTGGCGTGGCGGTACGGATGGAGTCGAGGGCATGCGGCGGCTAGGGTTTGGATGAAAAAGATGAAGACTGGGGGGGGGGGAGGTC from Benincasa hispida cultivar B227 chromosome 10, ASM972705v1, whole genome shotgun sequence carries:
- the LOC120089383 gene encoding uncharacterized protein LOC120089383 translates to MRFRRTFGFGDEIWKEGPAVHLVRDKSGFQVVVQWDLKSVKRRFWSRNLVIVVDKVSFGILLIPVIESLYEGHLYQMSKPERKALLLIHSTRRQAKPPSRFVSRR